ACCGCTGCCTTTTCAATAAATATTTATTTGAGCGGATGCGAACCTCACTTAAAACCCGCAATTGGGAAGGAGGATGAAATTTTTGTCCTGGCTGATTCAACTCAGTGGGAACATTACTATGAGATTCTTTCGCCAATTTTCGAAAAGGAGATAATCACACCGCAGCCGGAAATGATGTTCAACTTGAAGCGAATTGACTTCAGTGAATTGAATAAGTTTAAAAACCGAAAAAATTTATTAATAGTCGCAACTCTTTCTAATGGAGATAAAGTCAGCGAATATGTGAAATCGATTCTAGATAGTGCATCGTATCAATTAGTTATAAGCGGGAATGAGTTTGCAGTTAAGAAAAAAGATGTCTGGTCGAAAGATCAAGTCTTGGTGATTATGGCTTCGAACACAATTGAAGAACTAAGAATAAGGGCATTTAAAAACAGCGATAACTTGCTCTATTATTTTCAAAAGGCATCTGATGATAGAGTGATGAATAATCTCTACAATCCAAAATACGAGCGTAAAGAACTTGAAGCGAAATATTTGAATGATTACGGCTGGATGCTTTACATTCAAGCAGACTTTGTTGAAGCAATAAATAATCCGAAAGAAAAGTTTGTATGGCTGAGACGCTCACCGGATACTGACATGGAGCGTTGGATGTTCGTTCATTGGATCGATTCTGTAAATGCCGATTTGCTTAACAATGAATTTATCGTCCAAACTCGTAATTCAGTTACACAAAAATTTTACAAAACAATGGATGATAAAGCTTTTGTAGAAATCGCACAGGAAAATATCTCACACAGCGAATTCAATTTGAATGGCAAATATGCGATTTTCTCTCAAGGACTTTGGCGAATGAATGATTTTAGTATGGGCGGTCCATTTGTGAACTACACATTTTATGATGAAGCAAATAAACGGATCTATATGCTTGATGGTTCAGTTTTTTCGCCGCGATACGAGAAAAAATCACTCATCCAACAAGTAGATGTTAATTTGAGAACATTCAGAACTAAAGCAGAACTTCCAAAGGAAAAGAAAAACGAACTCTTTGAATTGTTAGAGAAATAAAGTTTAACAAAAAGGAATGATATTTGAAAAGATTCCATCTCTTCACAATTCAATTTGTATACTAAAGAGATGGAATCTTTTACAGGTGATATTCCTTTATTAATAAAGAAGTGAAATTGACTACCAAGCAAATCGGATTAACTATCATCTTAGTCTTAGCCTCAGTCTTAGCCTTAATTTAACAATTCACTCAACTGATTCGGGATGTTAATTTTTGGATCAGCTTTTAAGGCGAGTTCAACATATTTTTTGGCATCGTTCAATTTCCCAAAATTCTTTTCATACAAAGCTCGATTGACATGAACAATTGCAGTCAAGTTTCTTAAAGTTGAAGTGTAGTAGCTGTCATCATCTTTAAAATTGATTTTGTAATCAGAATTTTCAATTGGATGATAATCCTTTGATGCAGTTACCTTAAAAAGAAATAAATCGGGGACAACAGTTAATGAATCTGGTAGTTTGAACTGTCCATTCCCCAGATCGTTTGTTACCATTTCTGAGGATAAGTAGATCGGATGGTGATTAATGTTCTTTGTAACAAAACCAGTCAGGATCATTTCAAAATATTTTTGAAGAAGTTGAGCGTCATACTTTTCGTTTCGTTCGAATTTCATTAACTCTGGAAGGAATGCTTCAATCTCATGTTTTGAATTTTCATAAATCTCAGGAAAGTTTCTTTTTATTTGATTAAAGTACCAAGTTCTTCGAACTAACTCTTTATCGATAACAGCGACATCTTTTCTAAAATTATCAACATGCTGCAAGTAATAAGATGGTGAGACAAAGAAATCCCAGAGATAAGAAATTACGATTGCATTCGGCTCGACACTTTCGAGTACACTCTTAGAATATTCTTCGAATTGAACATTATCTTTCTGATATACTTTTGTGAAATTGATAAATAACACAATGATCGGAATAACCAATAGCCATTTATGTTTTATTTTTATATTCGATTCGGAGAATTTGTCATGAACAAATTTCAAGCCGGCAAATACAAAAAATCCGCTTGCCGCATAAGCTAAAAGAAAATATGAATCTATATCTGCTATATCATAATTTATAGAGTAAAGGACGCAAGTGACAAATAAAACTGAAGCGAATAACAAAATCCTCCTATAATATTTTACTGTGAAAAGTCCGATTGCGGCAAATAACAAACCGACATATCCAAATTCACTCGGTAGATTTTCAAAAAAATACTTTAGCTGTTTTGATGCAGATTCGGTGGAGGAGAAAATCCACGATTGGTATTGCCAGCCCATAACATGACGTTTGAATCTTTCGAAGTCAATTGGATTCCCCCAATTGATTTCTGGATTAGCAGATGCGGAAATCGGTAAATAAAGATAAACGAAAAGCGCAGCGAAGAATGGAATGAGCAAAAATAAAATCCTTCGGATTGAATTTGAGTTGAATCCAAATTTCTGAAAATACATAACTGCAATTGCTGGTAAAATAAGTAATGTTGTCATGTGATTCGTAAAACTTAATCCCAGAAATATGGGAAAGAGAAGCCAATATTTATTTTTAAATAATTTCAATGTTGGTGTTGAATCAAGTTTAACTTCGGTATCGATAGCTTTGAGGAAAAAATAGATTGTTGGAATTATCAATGCTAGGTGCAGCGAATAAACTTCCACAGATGTACTCTGCATCCAAAATGTTTTTGAGAATGCGATGATAAGTCCTGCTGAAATTGAAAGGATTGAAATCAAATCAGAATCAATTTCACCCACGATAGGTTGTTTCCTCTTTTTACTTTTGGCTGATATTTTTGTGTAATTGAATTTACTGAAACATAAAATTAGCATCTTCACCAGGAGATAATAACCGATTGCAGTTAAAATCGATGCCATCAAATTCAGCGACATAATTTTCGGAAAAAAGAAAAATACTTTTGTGAAGATGAATCCGAGTATTGTAAATAACGGGTAGCCTGTCGGATGAGCTATGCCCAAAGTTGAAGCTGCAGCTGCAAGTTCACCCGAATCGAGATGAACTACACCATTTGCCATTGTTAAAAGATAAACACAGAAAACAAATAAGGTGCTTAATTCAACTGCAAATTTCGATAGAATGTTTTTCATAAAATTACTTGAATAAGATTTTACCCAACTTAATATTGTCATCCAGTATTTCTTCAATGAATGAAACGATTTTATCCTTACTGGACATTTTAAAATATTTTTGTACCAATATAATCTCTTCGCCAGAAAGTTTCAGTTGGCGTTTCTTTTTTCCGGAAGTTATTTGATAGAAGAAGACTAAGTCCCAAAGAAGTTTGTAATTTATTTTCAATCGATTTAGTACCTCACTTGAAATAATTTTTTTTCTTTTCATTTGTAAGAGTATTCCTTCAAATGAATTATTAGTTGAAATCACTTCTTTCGTGTGCAGCAGAACCAGATATTGAATTAGAAATTGCAGATCAACTATTCCTCCATTGTAAAGACTGAAATCAATTGTATTTGAATTAGGCATTACGGTAGCCGCTTTGAGTTTTTTGTGATTAATTCTAACTTCTGATAATAACTCATGATCTGAAAACCGTTTTAAACTATTATTTAAAATCAATTTAACTTTATTATATAACTTTTCACTTCCGTAAATCAGTTTTCCTTTAGTATAAGCTTGAAGTTCCCATATCCTCATTCTATTCATTGCATACTTTTCGAAATGATTAATTTCCCATCCAAGCTGCGAACTTCTACCTTCAGGCCTCAATCTTGAATCAATTTCAAAAAATTGTCTGTGTGAAAAATCTAACCGCATGGAGCTGAGTATTTCGACGAAATAATTCTGATTAATCCTTTTCTTGTCATCAGTTTCATCAAAAATAAAAATCAAATCTAAGTCAGAAAAAATTGTCAGTTCATTACATCCAAAACTTCCCATACCAATAACTACAAAAGTAGAAGGATGAAGATTTTTTTCTGAGAGTTTTTCAATCCTACAACAGATTGCTTTGAAGAAAAACTTTACAAGTAAATCTGCTGCTTCACCATGACGAATATTTTTAATAAGAAAATTAAATGCAAGATAAAACTCCAATAATTTCAACTCATGCAAATCGAATTTTTTGATCTGGATAGCATCATGAAGTGTTAAAAATAACTTTCCGCTTAAGACGAAATCGCGAAGCCCACTATCAGCACAAAGACGTTCGACAAGCATATCACTCAATTCGCAAATCGTAAGAACCGCTTCGCAAGATTTTTTTTGCTCTAAAAACTCATACCATAGTATCGGGAATTTAGATGAAGTAATTATCTTGAAAAGATTAGTTAGAGTCTTATCTGGTAATAGTGAGCTTCTTAAGTAATTGAAAAGATTGTGAGATATTTTATCAAACTCATCTGGATAGCTCATTGAGCTTATTGAATCATCGGTAATTGTGGCGCCACTTTTTAACTTACGAAGAATAGAAAGGGACGAGTTCAAATCATTGAACTTAATGGATGCAAATAGATCTTTCCGCTTTTTATCCGAACCGAATATTGAACCATAAAACTTGTTAACATTATTTCTATGTCTTTGTAACTTAGATTCAAATGCATTTTTGTTTTTTAAACCCAAAAAATGAATAAGGCTCTGAACAGATTCTTTATCATTTGGCAGTGTGTGACTTTGCTTATCATTCATCAACTGAAGATAGTTTTCAATTATTCTGAAGAACTTGTATGCGGAAGTTAGCTTCTTAAAATTTTGTAAAGAAATAAAATTCATTTCTGTCAGCTTTTCAATGGCACTGAGAGTGTTCGAAGTTCTAACTGTTGGATTGATGCCTCCATTCAATAGTTGCAAAGCCTGAACAGAAAATTCAATATCTCTTATTCCTCCCGGAAAATGTT
This Ignavibacteria bacterium DNA region includes the following protein-coding sequences:
- a CDS encoding DUF4837 family protein, whose translation is MFIILDKNMKKILIAFLLVTAAFSINIYLSGCEPHLKPAIGKEDEIFVLADSTQWEHYYEILSPIFEKEIITPQPEMMFNLKRIDFSELNKFKNRKNLLIVATLSNGDKVSEYVKSILDSASYQLVISGNEFAVKKKDVWSKDQVLVIMASNTIEELRIRAFKNSDNLLYYFQKASDDRVMNNLYNPKYERKELEAKYLNDYGWMLYIQADFVEAINNPKEKFVWLRRSPDTDMERWMFVHWIDSVNADLLNNEFIVQTRNSVTQKFYKTMDDKAFVEIAQENISHSEFNLNGKYAIFSQGLWRMNDFSMGGPFVNYTFYDEANKRIYMLDGSVFSPRYEKKSLIQQVDVNLRTFRTKAELPKEKKNELFELLEK
- a CDS encoding DUF2723 domain-containing protein, which encodes MTILSWVKSYSSNFMKNILSKFAVELSTLFVFCVYLLTMANGVVHLDSGELAAAASTLGIAHPTGYPLFTILGFIFTKVFFFFPKIMSLNLMASILTAIGYYLLVKMLILCFSKFNYTKISAKSKKRKQPIVGEIDSDLISILSISAGLIIAFSKTFWMQSTSVEVYSLHLALIIPTIYFFLKAIDTEVKLDSTPTLKLFKNKYWLLFPIFLGLSFTNHMTTLLILPAIAVMYFQKFGFNSNSIRRILFLLIPFFAALFVYLYLPISASANPEINWGNPIDFERFKRHVMGWQYQSWIFSSTESASKQLKYFFENLPSEFGYVGLLFAAIGLFTVKYYRRILLFASVLFVTCVLYSINYDIADIDSYFLLAYAASGFFVFAGLKFVHDKFSESNIKIKHKWLLVIPIIVLFINFTKVYQKDNVQFEEYSKSVLESVEPNAIVISYLWDFFVSPSYYLQHVDNFRKDVAVIDKELVRRTWYFNQIKRNFPEIYENSKHEIEAFLPELMKFERNEKYDAQLLQKYFEMILTGFVTKNINHHPIYLSSEMVTNDLGNGQFKLPDSLTVVPDLFLFKVTASKDYHPIENSDYKINFKDDDSYYTSTLRNLTAIVHVNRALYEKNFGKLNDAKKYVELALKADPKINIPNQLSELLN